AGTTATCAGCCGTCGTAGCAGATTGCTCCACCTGCTCAATTAAGCCTTTAATGGTCGTTTGTAGTTCATCACTAAACTCATCTACCAACAACTCCGAGATAAACACCTTTGGCTGCGTGCTATCTGGATGTTCAAAATGCTTAGCATTAAGCTTTTTAGCTTCAAACTTGTAGTCACCACAAGCTACATAACCAATCGATTCAAAATGTGCAGCGAGTACATCAAGGTTAACCTTGCTGATATTAAACGTTCGCAATGCAATGTGATCATTAATGATCTTCTCGCCCTGAGAAAGTAACTGATGAACTTTAGCGGCAGAGGGTGTCATCTTAATATAATCTTGCCAAAGTGCTTCAAATAACGCGTTTACATTAGTGTGCATCATCAACTCCTTTATGCCATCGTGCTTACTGTTTTTATATCACGCGGCTGTACACATTTGAGGGATTTAGCGGCACCACCTAGGTTGGTAGATAAGGGCCGCTAGTACTTGCTAGGTTTGCGTAGTATCAAATGCTGTTGATACTTGCTCAAAGACATATAACTGTTCAAAGCCTTTGATATAAACAAAAGGGAAGCGCCAGAAGCTCTTCCCTTTTATGTTAAAGCTAAAACTAAATGCTCAAGCCTGGGCTCAATTTCGCCGGTAAGCTCACTGCATCAGCTTCGACTGACGCCACTGGATAGGCACAATAATCAGCAGCATAAAATGCACTAGCTCTGTGGTTACCCGATGCGCCAACACCACCAAATGGTGCAGCACCTGAAGCGCCTGTTATCTGCTTATTCCAGTTCACAATGCCAGCACGAATACGCGCTAAGAAGTAATCATAATCTTCGCGGTTATCTGCAAGTATTCCTGCAGATAAACCGTAGCGAGTAGCGTTAGCCAGTTTGATCGCTTGATCAAAGTCGCTGTAACGGATGACTTGTAGCAGCGGACCGAAGTACTCTTCATCAGGCAGTTCAATTACATCGGTAACATCTATCAGACCCGGTGATACAAGACCAGTACCCGCTTCTAAGTGAGTAAGCTCAACTAACGGAGAGGCGCCTAAGTTCACTAGGTTACGCTGCGCTTCCACCATACCTTTTGCGGCAGTTTCTGAGATCATCGAACCCATAAAGGGTTGTGGCTGTGCATTCCACGCGCCCACTTGGATCTTATTAACAGCGACTGCAAGTTGTTCAAGCAGTGCATCACCTTGCGCACCTTTTTCAACATATAGACGACGAGCACAAGTGCAACGCTGACCCGACGAAATATAAGCTGATTGAATGATGTCATGTACTGCAGCTTTTGTATCTTCAACGCCCTTAATGATAAGTGGATTATTACCACCCATTTCAAGTGCTAAGATTTTACCAGGGTCACCGGCATACTGTTGATGCAGGATATGACCAGTACGAGAGCTACCGGTAAAAAACAGTCCGTCTATTTGTGGATGCGCGGCAAGGGCTTTACCAGTTTCGACTTCACCTTGTACAAGGTTGATAACCCCAGCAGGCAGACCCGCTTTCTCCCAAAGCTTAAGCATCAGCTCAGCCACTTTTGGAGTTAATTCAGATGGCTTAAATACCACTGTGTTACCCGCTAAAAGTGCAGGTACGATATGGCCGTTAGGTAAATGCCCTGGGAAGTTATAAGGACCAAATACTGCAACAACCCCATGTGGCTTATGGCGCAATACCGCACGACCGGCAGGGATCTCGCTTTCTGATGTTCCTGTACGCTTATTAAAAGCGGCAACTGATAAGCCAATTTTACCAATCATGGCGCCCGCTTCAGTTGCAGTTTCCCATTGTGGCTTACCGGTTTCTTGAGCTATGACCTCAGCCATTTCAGCTTTATTGGCTTCTAGCTGATCACGGTAGGCCTCAACAATCGCTAAACGCGCTTCAAAACCCAACATAAACCAATCAAACTGTGCATTACGTGCAGCATCAACAGCAATGTTAACTTGCTCTGGAGTCGCGGTTTTGCTGTTCCAGATGACTTCTTGGTTGGCAGGGTTAATCGATGTCACTTCGTGACCTAAGCCTGCAGTCCACTTACCTTCAATAAATTGTGTCATATTTTTTTCCTACATTGCCAATACGCGGATCTGCTCACCCTCTGCAACCATAAGGCCTGCAGCAGTTTCAGCATCTAAGATCACGTTGTCATTGTCTTCTGATACAGCCAAGTTTACGGCTGTAGCGCGGTAATTTGCGAGTTGGGTATTTGAAACAATATAGCTTGTTGCATCAGCCGGTGTGTCACCAATGGTCACCTTTAACAGACGGCTTTCGCGTACAGAGCGAATGTCATGCAAGTTACATTCAACGGTGGGTCCACCATCAAAAATATCTACATAGCCACGGCACCTGAAACCTTCAGCTTGCAACAAATTAAGCGCTGGTCGAGTACTGGTATGTACTTCACCAATCACTTTTTGCGCTTCTTCTGGCAATAAACATACATAAACTGCATTTTTCGGCATCATCTCAGCCATGAATGCTTTCTGCCCGAGACCAGATAAGTAATCTGCTTCGATAAAATCGATACCCAAAAAGTGCTTCTGCAACCAGTCATAAAATGGTGAATTGCCCTCTTCGTCGCTCTCGCCACGCATTTCAGCAATCACAGTTTCGCCGAAACGGGCGGCATGTTGTGCTAAAAATAGAAAACGGCTTCGAGATAGCATGCGACCATTATTATTCTTGCGGTAACTTCCGCGCAAGAACAGGGTGCACAGCTCTGCGGCGCCGGTATAGTCATGACACAGGGTTAATGTCTCAACTTCATTGCGCACATCAATCTGTTCAGAGTGGTAAACTTCGGTACCAAGACGGTAATGGTAGAAGGCATCTTCCATACCAACAGCCGCTTCAATACCACAGGTACCAACGACTTCGCCAGTTTCTGTGTCTTCGAGCACCATTAAATAGCCTTCATCAAAAGGCTTATCGACTTGTTTCTCAAACGACGCTTCAACACGGGCAATTTTGCGCCTAAGAAGGTCTTCGTTTACGGGTAAAGATGTAAATCCATGTCCTGACTCTTCGGCTATTTGGTATAGCGCATCAAAATCAGTGGATCGTATTGGACGTATTATTAACATCTAGGAGTCTCCTCACTATCACTTGCAACTATCGAGTAGACGATGCCTTTACAGGCAAGGTCAGCACGAGAGCTCGCAAGTATCCTAAAGACAAAAAAGAAGCGCTAGGGTGACCTAGCGCTTCGTTTGCCAATTTAGGCTGCGACTACTTTAGCGACTGCTCGTTCGAAACGCGCTAGGCCTTCCGCGATGTCTGCTTCTGGGATGACTAGTGAAGGAGTGAAACGCACAACATTTGCGCCAGCAACTAAGCTCATCACACCCTCTTGGATCCCAGCGACTAAAAACTCTTTAGCGCGTCCTTGATATTTTTCATTTACCACGGCGCCGATCAACAAACCTTGGCCACGAACTTCAGAAAAAACGTCATACTTGTCATTGATCTTGGCAAGACCGTCACGTAATAGTTGTTCACGCTTTTTAACGCCATCCAATACTTCTGGAGTATTAACCACATCAAGTACCGCATTACCAATAGCACATGCAAGCGGGTTGCCGCCGTAAGTAGAACCGTGAGTACCAATCTTAAGGTGCTCAGCAATCTCTTTAGTTGTTAGCATGGCTGCAATTGGAAATCCGCCACCAAGGGCTTTAGCTGTGGTAAGAATATCTGGTACCACATCACCACGCATATAAGCATATAGCTCGCCTAAACGACCAACACCCGTTTGTACTTCATCAAATACCAGTAGTGCATTGTGCTTATCACAAAGTGCGCGAACGGCTGTTAGGAACTCAGGGTCTGCATCGATAATACCGCCTTCACCTTGAAGAGGCTCCATCATTACTGCACAGGTTTTATCAGAAAATACCGCTTCTAGTGCCGCAATATCGTTAAATGGAACATGAGTGATGCTCTGTGGCTTTGGACCAAAACCGTCTGAGTAAGCAGCTTGACCGCCAACGCTAACCGTAAAGAATGTACGACCGTGGAATGCTTTATCAAAGGCAATAATTTGGTCTTTTTCTGCACCGAACTTATTCATCGCATAACGACGAACCAACTTAAGTGC
The Shewanella sp. KX20019 DNA segment above includes these coding regions:
- the astD gene encoding succinylglutamate-semialdehyde dehydrogenase; translation: MTQFIEGKWTAGLGHEVTSINPANQEVIWNSKTATPEQVNIAVDAARNAQFDWFMLGFEARLAIVEAYRDQLEANKAEMAEVIAQETGKPQWETATEAGAMIGKIGLSVAAFNKRTGTSESEIPAGRAVLRHKPHGVVAVFGPYNFPGHLPNGHIVPALLAGNTVVFKPSELTPKVAELMLKLWEKAGLPAGVINLVQGEVETGKALAAHPQIDGLFFTGSSRTGHILHQQYAGDPGKILALEMGGNNPLIIKGVEDTKAAVHDIIQSAYISSGQRCTCARRLYVEKGAQGDALLEQLAVAVNKIQVGAWNAQPQPFMGSMISETAAKGMVEAQRNLVNLGASPLVELTHLEAGTGLVSPGLIDVTDVIELPDEEYFGPLLQVIRYSDFDQAIKLANATRYGLSAGILADNREDYDYFLARIRAGIVNWNKQITGASGAAPFGGVGASGNHRASAFYAADYCAYPVASVEADAVSLPAKLSPGLSI
- the astA gene encoding arginine N-succinyltransferase yields the protein MLIIRPIRSTDFDALYQIAEESGHGFTSLPVNEDLLRRKIARVEASFEKQVDKPFDEGYLMVLEDTETGEVVGTCGIEAAVGMEDAFYHYRLGTEVYHSEQIDVRNEVETLTLCHDYTGAAELCTLFLRGSYRKNNNGRMLSRSRFLFLAQHAARFGETVIAEMRGESDEEGNSPFYDWLQKHFLGIDFIEADYLSGLGQKAFMAEMMPKNAVYVCLLPEEAQKVIGEVHTSTRPALNLLQAEGFRCRGYVDIFDGGPTVECNLHDIRSVRESRLLKVTIGDTPADATSYIVSNTQLANYRATAVNLAVSEDNDNVILDAETAAGLMVAEGEQIRVLAM
- a CDS encoding aspartate aminotransferase family protein codes for the protein MSVNTNLTRAQFDEVMVPNYAPSAVIPVRGEGSRVWDQEGKEFIDFAGGIAVNCLGHCHPALVGALKEQGEKLWHLSNVMTNEPALELATKLVEATFADRVYFANSGAEANEAALKLVRRYAMNKFGAEKDQIIAFDKAFHGRTFFTVSVGGQAAYSDGFGPKPQSITHVPFNDIAALEAVFSDKTCAVMMEPLQGEGGIIDADPEFLTAVRALCDKHNALLVFDEVQTGVGRLGELYAYMRGDVVPDILTTAKALGGGFPIAAMLTTKEIAEHLKIGTHGSTYGGNPLACAIGNAVLDVVNTPEVLDGVKKREQLLRDGLAKINDKYDVFSEVRGQGLLIGAVVNEKYQGRAKEFLVAGIQEGVMSLVAGANVVRFTPSLVIPEADIAEGLARFERAVAKVVAA